Proteins from a single region of Alloscardovia omnicolens:
- a CDS encoding ribonuclease H: MAINFTVTVSTDGSALANPNGPMGWGWVEHTKENPGGVTASISGRSQDCGGASNGTNQIGELTAVLQCLREHPGDYPLVIETDSQYAINCATTWIHSWKKNGWKNSKKEPVKNAELIQAIDAELSARSGSVKFVWVKGHAGNYYNETVDDLARGFAEKVGKHQVDGYMPEEGWAVLINGPYAQGLIVPESSPQQSARVTSDQTEPEQAKQTEQTREQQQAPQSTLIDQPLFHEDNETITEEIITRLNQATERFDLAAQRLQSASEHMDQAVAKLDEAIRRFDDVSWKNNHQDTLF, from the coding sequence ATGGCCATTAATTTTACGGTTACTGTATCCACTGATGGTAGTGCACTAGCCAATCCCAATGGTCCTATGGGCTGGGGCTGGGTGGAGCATACAAAGGAGAATCCTGGGGGCGTTACAGCCAGTATTTCTGGACGCTCTCAGGATTGTGGTGGCGCATCTAATGGAACCAATCAAATTGGCGAGCTAACCGCCGTTCTCCAGTGTTTGCGCGAACATCCTGGTGATTATCCGCTGGTTATTGAAACAGATTCACAATACGCCATTAACTGTGCTACTACATGGATTCACAGCTGGAAGAAAAATGGCTGGAAGAATTCTAAAAAAGAGCCGGTAAAAAATGCGGAACTGATTCAAGCCATTGATGCCGAGCTTTCTGCACGTTCTGGATCTGTAAAGTTCGTATGGGTTAAAGGCCATGCTGGTAATTATTACAATGAAACTGTTGATGATTTAGCGCGCGGCTTTGCAGAAAAAGTTGGAAAGCATCAGGTGGATGGCTATATGCCCGAAGAAGGATGGGCTGTGCTCATCAATGGTCCATACGCGCAAGGACTGATTGTTCCTGAATCATCACCGCAGCAGTCTGCACGTGTCACATCCGACCAGACAGAGCCAGAGCAAGCAAAACAGACAGAACAGACTCGAGAGCAACAACAAGCCCCACAATCCACGCTTATCGATCAGCCTCTTTTCCATGAGGATAATGAAACGATTACTGAAGAAATCATTACGCGCCTCAATCAAGCAACAGAGCGTTTTGATTTAGCAGCTCAGCGTTTGCAATCTGCAAGTGAACATATGGATCAGGCTGTGGCAAAACTTGATGAAGCAATTCGTCGTTTCGACGATGTTAGTTGGAAAAACAATCATCAAGACACACTGTTCTAA
- the rpiA gene encoding ribose-5-phosphate isomerase RpiA: MATQDELKKAAGIKAAQLVEDGMIVGLGTGSTVRFFVDELGRRVQEEGLKFTGVTTSVRTKEQAEGYGITIVDVDDVDRIDVTVDGADEVDDRFDGIKGGGAALLWEKIVATNSNKIVWIVDESKVVSTIGKFPLPVEVIPFGADHVVKLFEAKGYKPVLRLDENGEPVRTDEKNYVVDLHMERIDNPQELAEDLIHTVGVVEHGLFLNMVDTVIVGDENGSRILTNPNK; encoded by the coding sequence ATGGCAACTCAAGATGAATTGAAGAAGGCTGCTGGTATTAAGGCTGCACAACTCGTTGAAGACGGCATGATTGTGGGCTTGGGAACTGGTTCTACTGTGCGTTTCTTCGTGGACGAGCTGGGACGTCGCGTGCAAGAAGAAGGCTTGAAGTTTACCGGTGTCACCACCTCTGTGCGTACAAAAGAGCAGGCTGAAGGCTACGGCATTACTATTGTGGACGTAGATGATGTGGATCGCATTGATGTTACTGTTGATGGTGCTGATGAAGTAGATGACCGCTTCGACGGCATTAAGGGCGGTGGCGCTGCCCTGCTGTGGGAAAAGATTGTAGCCACGAATTCCAATAAGATTGTATGGATTGTGGACGAGTCTAAGGTTGTGTCCACTATCGGCAAGTTCCCTCTTCCTGTTGAGGTTATTCCATTCGGCGCAGACCATGTGGTTAAGCTCTTCGAAGCTAAGGGCTACAAGCCAGTTCTTCGTCTTGACGAGAACGGCGAACCAGTACGCACTGATGAGAAGAACTACGTTGTAGATTTGCATATGGAGCGTATTGACAATCCTCAGGAATTAGCTGAAGATTTGATTCATACCGTTGGCGTTGTAGAGCACGGCCTCTTCCTCAATATGGTTGACACCGTGATTGTTGGTGATGAAAACGGTTCACGAATTCTCACGAATCCAAACAAGTAA